The following are encoded together in the Platichthys flesus chromosome 9, fPlaFle2.1, whole genome shotgun sequence genome:
- the LOC133960770 gene encoding transmembrane protein 69-like, translated as MLAVIFRRSPAAARQVSHWVAPPRRCGTSVLTGAPGLGGFSLQTCWASSTMLPSSGTGLLKPPAEPCQGTQTHLSPFGARTQHFHSSAVRLKKRPQAEAPPRELDLLRYDMKDLWKSPRPALYLGLAGLVPFVAPTVLMAVTECYLPELAYAQLAYGASIVSFLGGARWGFALPEESPAQPDWINLANSVVPPLLAWVAMLMSDSIIPAATMVIMGLGISLHYDLSLLPTYPSWFKALRSILTVVAFLSLVGTLAMNGIFPEKKIFSD; from the exons ATGCTCGCGGTCATATTTAGAAGAAGTCCCGCTGCAGCCCGACAG GTTTCACACTGGGTCGCTCCTCCACGAAGATGCGGGACCTCGGTCTTGACGGGAGCTCCTGGCCTTGGAGGCTTCTCCCTGCAGACCTGCTGGGCCTCATCAACCATGCTGCCATCTTCAGGAACTGGACTGTTGAAACCTCCTGCCGAGCCCTGCCAGGGGACTCAAACCCACCTCTCTCCGTTTGGAGCGAGAACCCAACACTTCCACTCCTCTGCCGTGAGGTTGAAGAAGCGACCGCAGGCTGAGGCCCCTCCCAGAGAGCTGGACCTGCTGCGCTACGACATGAAGGACTTGTGGAAGAGTCCCAGACCCGCCTTGTACCTGGGCCTTGCCGGGCTGGTCCCCTTCGTGGCCCCGACTGTGCTCATGGCCGTGACTGAATGCTACCTCCCCGAACTGGCCTATGCGCAGTTGGCATACGGAGCCTCCATCGTGTCCTTTCTGGGTGGAGCTCGCTGGGGATTCGCTCTCCCTGAGGAAAGCCCCGCCCAACCAGACTGGATCAACCTTGCCAACAGTGTGGTGCCCCCCCTCTTGGCCTGGGTGGCCATGCTGATGAGCGACAGCATCATCCCGGCAGCCACCATGGTTATTATGGGCCTGGGAATCTCGCTGCATTATGACCTCTCCCTGCTGCCCACCTACCCCAGCTGGTTCAAGGCCCTGCGCTCCATCCTGACCGTCGTGGCGTTTCTGTCTCTCGTTGGAACACTCGCGATGAACGGGATTttcccagaaaagaaaatattctcTGATTAA
- the LOC133961016 gene encoding uncharacterized protein LOC133961016 produces MPCNQGKPDKDKKSRKYPSPCNKDNSNNRHRCNPLAKGRGCNPIAKRPGCQQQPDPINTYCWTDWFDRDDPTATGDWEILSDLHRENVGKICKHPLKIEVQTTSGLNVSETGDVIAVADTTTGFICKNSDQKQGKCQDYRVRFMCPNSFCSHKVCWTNWFNRDRPCGLGDWELLDNLRKENPGEICETPLFIDAVTSDGKDPASSTGQSIFILSPTKGFVCRNRDQTGGRCHDYQVRFGCPCRSNGD; encoded by the exons ATGCCCTGCAACCAAGGTaaaccagataaagacaaaaaatcaagaaaatatcCAAGCCCCTGCAACAAGGACAACAGCAACAATAGACATAGATGCAACCCATTAGCCAAAGGACGTGGATGCAACCCAATAGCCAAAAGACCAGGATGTCAACAACAGCCTGATCCTATTAACACTT ACTGCTGGACTGACTGGTTTGACAGAGACGACCCCACTGCAACAGGAGACTGGGAGATACTTTCCGATCTGCACAGGGAAAACGTAGGAAAGATCTGCAAGCATCCACTGAAGATCGAGGTCCAGACCACATCTGGACTCAATGTATCTGAAACAGGGGATGTGATTGCTGT AGCTGACACAACCACTGGATTCATCTGTAAAAACTCTGACCAGAAACAGGGAAAGTGTCAGGATTACCGGGTCCGTTTCATGTGTCCCAATTCATTCTGCAGTCATAAAG TATGCTGGACCAATTGGTTCAATCGGGACAGGCCTTGTGGACTTGGGGACTGGGAGCTCCTGGACAACCTCAGGAAGGAGAATCCAGGAGAAATCTGTGAGACCCCTCTCTTCATAGATGCTGTTACCAGTGACGGAAAAGATCCAGCCTCCTCCACTGGGCAGTCGATCTTTAT CCTCAGTCCAACTAAAGGATTCGTCTGTCGAAACCGGGACCAGACTGGAGGCAGGTGTCATGACTATCAAGTGCGCTTTGGATGCCCATGTCGGTCCAATGGTGACTAG
- the LOC133961017 gene encoding GATA zinc finger domain-containing protein 14-like: NNNQYSNNNNHYPNNNNHYTNNNYSNNKNHYNNNHWSNHKNNYPNNNNHYSNNHYPNNNNHYPNNNNHYSNNNNHYANNNNHYSNNNNHSSNNKNNNYSNNDYPNNNHHYSNNNNHYTNNNYSNNNHHYSNNHYPNNNYHYPNNNNHYSNNNNHYSNNNYPNNNNHYPNNNDHYSNNNNHYANNNHYANDNNHYLM, translated from the coding sequence aacaacaaccaatactccaacaacaacaaccactatcccaacaacaataaccactacaccaacaacaactactccaacaacaaaaaccactacaacaacaaccattggtcaaaccacaaaaacaactaccccaacaacaacaaccactactccaacaaccactatcccaacaacaacaaccactaccctaacaacaacaaccactactccaacaacaacaaccactacgccaacaacaacaaccactactccaacaacaacaaccactcctccaacaacaaaaacaacaactactccaacaacgactaccccaacaacaaccaccactactccaacaacaacaatcactacaccaacaacaactactccaacaacaaccaccactactccaacaaccactatcccaacaacaactaccactaccccaacaacaacaaccactactccaacaataacaaccactactccaacaacaactaccccaacaacaacaaccactaccctaacAACAAcgaccactactccaacaacaacaaccactacgccaacaacaaccactacgccaatgacaacaaccactatctcatgtaa
- the tm4sf4 gene encoding transmembrane 4 L6 family member 4, translating into MCSGSFAKCLGISLIPLAIICVLCNILLFFPSGESVDRDNITDEVWYFGGLLGSGVLMIFPALVFLGLKNNDCCGCCGNESCGRRFAMLSSMLFAGVGVLGAGYSVIVSSVALSHGPKCMTGNITQWVYPFSNGDYLSNKALWELCLEPVGVVSWHLSLFSVLLVMGIIQAVLCAVQVLNGLLGALCGCCCGGSDGSN; encoded by the exons ATGTGTTCGGGAAGTTTTGCCAAGTGTTTGGGGATCTCCCTGATTCCTCTCGCCATCATTTGCGTGCTGTGCAACATCCTGCTCTTCTTCCCCAGCGGGGAGTCTGTGGACAGGGACAACATCACAGATGAGGTCTGGTACTTCGGAGGCCTTCTGGGATCCGGAGTGTTG atgaTCTTCCCTGCTCTGGTCTTCCTGGGTCTGAAGAACAATGactgctgcggctgctgtggCAACGAGAGCTGTGGACGGAGATTTGCG atgCTGAGCTCCATGCTGTTTGCAGGAGTTGGGGTTTTGGGGGCCGGTTACTCAGTTATCGTCTCTTCCGTGGCCCTCAGCCATGGACCTAAGTGTATGACGGGCAACATAACACAATGGGTGTATCCCTTCTCCAATGG agACTACCTGTCCAACAAAGCACTCTGGGAGCTGTGTTTAGAGCCGGTCGGCGTGGTGTCCTGGCATCTGTCCCTGTTCTCCGTGCTGCTGGTCATGGGTATAATCCAGGCGGTGCTGTGTGCCGTGCAGGTGCTGAACGGCCTGCTGGGAGCTCtatgtggctgctgctgcggagGG agtgACGGATCCAACTGA